GTTATACAACGTGGTACTTAAGGGGATGTTCTATAAAAGTTCTCAACTCTCCTCTGCGTTGGAGGTAGCGGGTTTAATCTCGCCAACGTTGGGAAATATTATGTTAATCCTCACTTTGCGGTTGATGGTGGTTGTACCACTGATGATACTGTTGGCTCCGATTATGTATCCGCAAGTGTGGCAAGATTTGCAAAACCTCAAGCAATCGTTAGGTAATAATCAATCTGCAACTAATCCCAAGCCGCAAAAACTTGTCCAGTATGTGTTTGCTAGCGGCTGCTTTTTGTTTTTATCGCAGGTGCTAATTTATTTTGCCATTGGTCAAGTAGCCACAGGTGTAGCGATCGCTCTTTTCTTCGCCTACCCACTCATTAACGGCTTACTGTCTTGGTTACTATTTCGTGATCGCCCTGGTGTGTTTCGCATCAGTGCGATCGGGGCTATTTTCTGCGGTGAGGTACTAGTTTTTTCCGGCGTAACCAACACTAGTATTGTTAGCAATCCCTTTGCTACAATCACCGCCGTTCTTGCTGGTGCTGCTTTTGCTTGTTACCTCATCCTGACTCGTATATGTGCTACCAAAGTCCATCCTGTCTGTTTGTCTTTGATTAACTTCGTCACTATGTTGGGCTTGAGTTTCATCTTTTTGATGTTACCCCTACCCGAAAATTGGACTTTAGTAATTAACCGTTCTAACTTACTAGAAATAGTGTTAAGTGCTTTTATTTTGGGTGTTTTAACGCTGTTGAGCTATGTATTTAGCCACATTGGTGTCGGTAAACTAGGTGGATTGCGATCGGCAATTATTAGTGCAGGTGTACCAATTCTGACTGTAATTTTTGCTGGTTTGGTACTTCAAGAAACTTTAAATATTGTGCAAGTATTTGGGGTGTTGTTTGTAACTTTTGGTGCAGCAGCTTTTAGCGTTGGCAAAATCCCAAATCCCAATAAACCATCTAGTGCCGAAAACTGAAAACCTTAAACCAATTCAAAATGCAAAATTCAAAACACCAGACTTAGCATAGATTTGGGCGTTTTTATCTGTATCATCTTGTTTGTGAAATGGTATAAAGTCTTGTGGCCTTGCTATTAATACCACAAGTAAATAAGTAGCATTTTGGCAAAAATCCCCGAATGAACTGTAAATCAAGGTTTTAAATTCAAGATTATAAAACAGATGTACTATTGAATAATTACTAAGTATTGCCTAATGTCAGCAATCCTTGATTATTTTATTGACCAATCCTTGACTATTAATAAAGTCTCTAAAATATTTATAAAAAGAAAAGTTAAGAATAGATTAATTCATGAGATTTTAGTAATATGGCCTATAAATATGGAATATTATGTTGTGAGCAAATAAAAGCTATCGCTAAGTTGCAATAGTCTGTCTAAACTGCCGTAAAATGGTTTGTAAGAAGCCATTATTGGGTTGCAACATCAAGACGGATGAAAAAGGAATAGAGACTAGGGACTGAGCATTAGGAACTCAGCACGAGGCTTAAAGCCTCGCTCCCGCTAATAATCTTTTTCAGACATCTGGGTAGTTCAAAATGCCCTATTGATTCTATGGGCGTGAGTAAAACTAGTGTAGTTGCTAGGTTGTCTTCTCAAACAATCAGCCCCTTGATTTCTGAAAACATAGATTCAGCATCTAGTCGAAATTATTCAGCGATAGTATAGTCACCTCAAGGAGATATCTTCGGCTCACGATTTTCATCGTCATTTGTGACATAACTCTGTTGCAAATTCGGTCAGCAGCTAAAAGCGCTAAAAGTAGCTTTGCTACATAGGCAATGAAAGAGCAGAGAAGTTCCGGATAATGGAGAAAGTCCTTGTAGGTTACTTATTAGAACGATAAATTTCACTGCTTAGTTGACCGAACTATAAATGAGGAAATTCTGGCAGTTATTTTGTGATTTTTCGGTAAGATACAAGCACGTATATTAGCAGTAATTTTACTGAGAATACGTTATAAATTACGGAGGAATGAGCATCTTGACCAATAATCAACTCTTAGCTAAAACATCTTAAACATTACCAAAAGAAAATATCACCCCCCTTTGGGTGTAAACCAATTACTTTTTAATTTAAGTTAAGTGTGCTATTCAACTATTTTGTAATATGAGCAATGACATCGATCTGATCAAGCGTCTTGGCCCCAGTGCAATGGATCAGATCATGCTATACCTGGCTTTTAGTGCCATGAGGACAAGTGGGCATAGGCATGGAGCATTTCTAGATGCAGCAGCAACCGCAGCTAAGTGTGCAATTTACATGACTTATCTAGAGCAGGGGCAAAATCTTCGGATGACCGGGCATTTGCACCATCTAGAGCCGAAACGAGTCAAAATCATCGTCGAGGAAGTCAGACAAGCCCTAATGGAGGGCAAACTGCTCAAGACATTAGGTTCTCAAGAACCCCGCTACTTGATTCAGTTTCCTTATGTCTGGTTAGAAAAGTATCCTTGGATGCCAGGGCGATCGCGGATTCCGGGTACAAGTCTAACGAGCGAAGAAAAAAGACAAATTGAGCATAAGTTACCAAGCAATCTTCCCGATGCTCAGTTGGTTAGTTCCTTTGAGTTTTTGGAGTTAATTGAATTTCTCCATAAGCGATCGCAAGACGAATTGCCACCAGAACACCGCATGGAGTTGAGTGAAGCTTTAGCAGAGCATATCAAGCGTCGTCTGCTCTACTCTGGCACGGTGACAAGAATAGATTCGCCTTGGGGAATGCCCTTCTATGCC
Above is a genomic segment from Nostoc sp. MS1 containing:
- the hetR gene encoding heterocyst differentiation master regulator HetR, producing MSNDIDLIKRLGPSAMDQIMLYLAFSAMRTSGHRHGAFLDAAATAAKCAIYMTYLEQGQNLRMTGHLHHLEPKRVKIIVEEVRQALMEGKLLKTLGSQEPRYLIQFPYVWLEKYPWMPGRSRIPGTSLTSEEKRQIEHKLPSNLPDAQLVSSFEFLELIEFLHKRSQDELPPEHRMELSEALAEHIKRRLLYSGTVTRIDSPWGMPFYALTRPFYAPADDQERTYIMVEDTARYFRMMKDWAEKRPNAMRALEELDVPPERWDEAMQELDEIVRAWADKYHQAGGIPMILQMVFGRKED